In Micromonospora sp. LH3U1, one genomic interval encodes:
- a CDS encoding type I restriction-modification system subunit M, with protein MITGELKSKIDRLWDAFWSGGISNPLEVIEQITYLLFIKRLDDLHTLEEKKAIRTGEPMERHIFPESCDDQGCKYDDLRWSRFAHAAPSEMFKIVSERVFPFLRTLGGDESTYSHHMKDARFTIPNPALLSRVVDMLDGLRMDDRDTMGELYEYALSKIATAGHNGQFRTPQHIIQSVVEMMAPTPTDEICDPACGTAGFLVEAGEYVRRTHPDALSDTIQQKHFHEGMFHGFDFDNTMLRIGSMNMLLHGVENPDIRYRDSLAENVSESEKYSLVMANPPFAGSIDADSTSRDLQRLVKTKKTELLFVALTIRLLKPGGRAAVIVPDGVLFGSSKAHKEIRRILVEEHRLDGVVKLPKGTFTHHLGVPAAILLFTKTNSGGTDLVWFYEVTADGWSLDGKQTPLLSWDKLGPTPITKLTATEHDMSNLPDLVARWKERDNSERKRNRTDQSFLVEKHNIVANDYDLSLQRYRESREQQRLLEEKALRLGDFAEVFTGWVPASDLDRTERQEAVPKEVRVLHPSLLTAVLPEVGQLPVRKTGREPKRRLSSGDIVGRDLGESRHWTVLPETYEGVQAGQGLVVIRPTGHAFPPEYLVEYLSSNQAESQFPRYDVVPRIRSGGLADILIPPCDGSHISITSAMLKVKEGVKEARQILTMLDESRVKVFDNCTSSERRLRLDAAAELSALTAQNLRKQKHPYQAFQDAYPYAIARAVRRFRHSSSLQERHESAIQCVESLILSLGIVSLSLAADRGWQDLSEVTSWSESVERGGVSLGHWLGVIRAAGNFARKGGDEAAGLAQATATQKGGKGLISDLESLVSLRNKVRHGAGPRTQAEIEKSLNNIEQLMFRGLSASSFLAKAKWVYPTRLSWVPESDKFRVSALAIMGDHPDFEPLEFDASQPVGDHRLYVVSENGDRFPLAPFCVLEDCPSCLTPELYYPDRLSRSTALLKSLDRGHELESTEVFAALCSWMNP; from the coding sequence GTGATCACCGGTGAACTGAAGAGTAAAATCGACCGCCTCTGGGACGCTTTCTGGTCGGGTGGGATCTCCAACCCGCTGGAGGTCATCGAGCAGATCACCTACCTGCTCTTCATCAAGCGGCTGGACGACCTACACACACTCGAAGAGAAGAAAGCGATCCGAACCGGCGAGCCAATGGAACGCCACATTTTCCCTGAGAGTTGCGACGACCAGGGATGCAAGTACGACGACCTGCGCTGGTCGCGGTTCGCGCATGCAGCGCCGAGCGAGATGTTCAAGATCGTCAGCGAGCGGGTCTTCCCCTTCCTGAGGACGCTGGGCGGCGACGAGTCGACCTACTCGCACCACATGAAGGACGCCCGATTCACAATCCCCAACCCGGCCCTGCTTTCCCGAGTTGTTGACATGCTTGATGGCCTCCGGATGGATGACCGTGACACCATGGGCGAGCTCTACGAGTATGCACTCAGCAAGATCGCCACGGCTGGCCACAACGGCCAGTTCCGAACCCCTCAACACATCATCCAGTCAGTAGTTGAGATGATGGCCCCGACGCCCACCGACGAGATTTGCGATCCGGCGTGCGGCACCGCCGGCTTCCTAGTTGAGGCTGGGGAGTACGTCCGCCGGACCCATCCCGACGCGCTTTCGGACACCATCCAGCAAAAACACTTTCACGAAGGCATGTTCCACGGCTTCGACTTCGACAACACCATGCTGCGCATCGGCAGCATGAACATGCTGCTGCACGGCGTCGAGAACCCGGACATTCGCTACCGCGACTCACTGGCCGAGAACGTCAGCGAGTCGGAAAAATACTCCCTGGTCATGGCCAATCCGCCGTTCGCCGGAAGCATTGACGCTGACAGCACCTCCAGGGACCTGCAGCGACTGGTCAAGACCAAAAAGACCGAACTACTCTTCGTGGCTCTCACTATCCGGCTACTAAAGCCTGGCGGTCGCGCTGCTGTCATCGTGCCGGACGGGGTCCTCTTCGGTTCAAGCAAGGCGCACAAGGAAATACGTCGGATCCTGGTCGAGGAGCACAGGCTCGACGGAGTCGTAAAGCTACCCAAAGGCACGTTCACGCACCACCTGGGAGTACCGGCAGCGATATTGCTTTTTACGAAAACCAACAGCGGTGGAACTGACCTTGTGTGGTTCTACGAAGTCACGGCCGACGGTTGGAGCTTGGACGGGAAGCAGACTCCCCTGTTGAGCTGGGACAAACTCGGCCCCACTCCTATCACGAAACTGACAGCGACCGAGCATGACATGAGCAACCTTCCGGACCTTGTGGCCCGATGGAAAGAACGCGATAACAGCGAGCGTAAGCGCAATCGGACCGACCAGAGTTTTTTGGTGGAGAAGCACAACATCGTCGCCAACGACTATGACCTCAGCCTCCAGCGCTATAGAGAGAGCAGGGAACAGCAACGGCTCCTCGAAGAAAAAGCATTGCGGCTAGGAGACTTCGCAGAGGTATTCACGGGGTGGGTTCCGGCTTCCGACCTGGATAGAACGGAGCGCCAAGAAGCAGTCCCAAAAGAGGTGCGGGTACTTCACCCCTCGCTCCTGACCGCAGTGTTGCCGGAGGTAGGACAACTTCCTGTCCGGAAGACAGGACGAGAACCAAAGCGACGTCTAAGTAGCGGCGACATCGTCGGCCGGGATTTGGGCGAATCTCGGCATTGGACAGTACTTCCCGAAACTTATGAAGGGGTCCAAGCCGGACAAGGATTGGTTGTGATTAGGCCGACGGGCCACGCATTCCCCCCTGAGTACCTGGTCGAGTACCTTTCAAGCAATCAAGCGGAGAGCCAGTTCCCCCGCTATGATGTTGTTCCTAGAATTCGGTCGGGTGGACTAGCCGATATTTTGATCCCGCCTTGCGATGGAAGTCATATTTCCATCACCTCTGCCATGCTCAAGGTGAAGGAGGGGGTGAAGGAAGCTCGCCAAATTCTAACCATGCTAGACGAATCTCGGGTGAAGGTGTTCGATAACTGTACGAGCAGTGAGCGACGGCTCCGGCTAGATGCTGCCGCAGAACTGAGCGCACTGACGGCGCAGAACCTGCGCAAACAGAAGCATCCTTACCAGGCCTTCCAGGACGCGTATCCCTATGCCATCGCTCGGGCTGTACGGCGCTTCCGGCACAGCAGTTCCCTTCAGGAGCGCCACGAGAGCGCAATCCAGTGCGTCGAATCACTTATTTTGTCCCTCGGTATCGTTTCGCTATCGCTCGCAGCAGACAGGGGATGGCAGGATCTGAGCGAGGTCACGAGCTGGTCAGAATCAGTAGAACGGGGTGGCGTGTCCCTCGGCCACTGGCTCGGAGTAATTAGAGCGGCTGGAAACTTCGCGAGGAAGGGCGGCGATGAAGCCGCTGGCTTGGCACAAGCGACAGCCACTCAAAAAGGAGGAAAGGGTCTTATTTCAGATCTCGAATCGCTTGTCTCTTTGAGGAATAAGGTTAGACATGGGGCAGGCCCTCGCACTCAGGCAGAGATTGAGAAGAGTCTCAACAATATCGAACAGCTAATGTTCAGGGGTCTCTCTGCAAGCTCGTTCCTCGCTAAAGCTAAATGGGTTTACCCGACGCGATTGAGCTGGGTGCCAGAGTCCGACAAATTCCGGGTCTCAGCCCTTGCGATCATGGGAGATCACCCGGACTTCGAGCCGCTAGAGTTCGACGCCTCACAACCCGTGGGTGACCATCGGCTTTACGTAGTAAGCGAAAATGGAGACAGGTTTCCCCTAGCCCCCTTCTGCGTCCTGGAGGACTGCCCCTCCTGCCTCACTCCGGAGCTCTACTACCCTGATCGACTTAGTCGATCGACGGCGCTGCTCAAGAGTTTGGATAGAGGGCATGAACTGGAAAGCACGGAAGTCTTCGCGGCTTTGTGCTCATGGATGAACCCTTGA
- a CDS encoding DUF6883 domain-containing protein has translation MDPQPDAVAARPVAVLVNTEVQSLGTHYGMTVKRKILAAILAADDDRACRFATWWGTLDLPARRPTSVDAATFTLEVDPSLLWSSAAQLVADADARWALPTEGIPWQLGFNYGAIYVGVLSALPAATCDRLHDALTPQPWYVGLVTVNPAHALHHRLFDLIDGWSYANGWVYDPNPNDHIHPREMFTGLPVDGFGPGPHPLTGAEASIRWAPGPDHPAESPGTYQETLIDMVRQYTDAERPLAFAVGRRHPTVADLEPKLRRYALDPTSRDGAPKARFFAQALGIGQGDWRLLAIQLISRLHASAPAKFRDVPAHGERQHLRFETTGPVIGPNGRTAMVTAAWKAEDDSPVQLVTVTPGKKRTPEPGTADEPPPADGEHITSATGDLPGVYAIAHAVAGQARRDCRPTPVVTTGGQAPNVIITEGAAGCAWVNLPAGSAFAAWLLAQGHAHRGDGGITQLTAPSAFHEPALAWANGFATVLQAAGHDCAVTHALD, from the coding sequence GTGGACCCTCAGCCGGATGCCGTCGCCGCCCGCCCGGTGGCCGTGCTCGTCAACACTGAGGTCCAGTCGCTGGGCACCCACTACGGGATGACCGTCAAACGCAAGATCCTCGCCGCGATCCTGGCCGCCGACGACGACCGGGCCTGCCGGTTCGCCACCTGGTGGGGAACGCTGGACCTGCCGGCGCGGCGCCCAACATCGGTCGACGCCGCCACCTTTACCCTAGAAGTGGACCCGTCGCTGCTGTGGTCGAGCGCAGCCCAACTGGTCGCCGACGCCGATGCCCGCTGGGCTTTGCCCACCGAAGGGATTCCGTGGCAGCTCGGCTTCAACTACGGGGCCATCTACGTCGGCGTCCTGTCGGCGCTACCCGCCGCGACCTGCGACCGGCTGCACGACGCTCTGACCCCGCAGCCGTGGTACGTCGGCCTGGTCACCGTCAACCCGGCCCACGCGCTGCACCACCGGCTCTTCGACCTCATCGACGGGTGGTCGTACGCGAACGGCTGGGTCTACGACCCGAACCCTAACGACCATATCCACCCGCGCGAAATGTTCACCGGCCTGCCCGTTGACGGGTTCGGCCCCGGCCCGCACCCGTTGACCGGAGCCGAGGCCAGCATCCGCTGGGCACCGGGCCCTGACCATCCCGCCGAGTCGCCGGGTACCTACCAGGAGACGTTGATCGACATGGTGCGCCAATACACCGACGCCGAGCGGCCCCTGGCGTTCGCTGTCGGCCGCCGCCATCCCACCGTGGCCGACCTAGAACCGAAACTCCGCCGCTATGCCCTGGACCCCACATCCCGCGACGGTGCACCCAAGGCCCGCTTTTTCGCCCAGGCGCTGGGCATCGGTCAGGGCGACTGGCGGTTGCTCGCCATCCAACTGATCTCGAGGCTGCACGCCAGCGCCCCCGCCAAGTTCCGTGACGTGCCCGCCCACGGTGAACGCCAGCACCTGCGGTTCGAGACAACCGGCCCGGTCATCGGGCCCAACGGCCGCACCGCCATGGTCACTGCCGCGTGGAAGGCCGAGGACGACAGCCCGGTCCAACTCGTCACCGTCACCCCCGGCAAGAAACGCACGCCCGAGCCCGGTACAGCCGACGAACCGCCGCCAGCGGACGGCGAGCACATCACCTCGGCTACTGGCGACCTCCCCGGCGTCTATGCCATCGCCCATGCCGTGGCTGGGCAGGCCCGCCGCGACTGCCGGCCCACCCCGGTCGTCACCACCGGCGGGCAAGCTCCTAACGTCATCATTACCGAAGGCGCTGCTGGCTGCGCATGGGTAAACCTGCCCGCCGGGTCCGCCTTCGCGGCCTGGCTACTCGCGCAAGGTCATGCCCACCGCGGCGACGGTGGCATCACGCAGCTCACCGCGCCGAGCGCCTTCCACGAGCCGGCCCTGGCCTGGGCGAACGGGTTCGCGACGGTGCTACAGGCCGCCGGCCACGACTGCGCCGTCACCCACGCCCTCGACTGA
- a CDS encoding PucR family transcriptional regulator gives MGGLFSLWRQRVADNARRAVDAYQEELLEYRNLAAMPRVRSEMLDFAVFLRQRTVDLAADSAPFHVQDLDLMAAMGRQRGEKGLTLTAQRQVLLVHTRLTLREVYEAAGPNDIAATMHTLAWLAPAGLAAQGAYTRGWIEGQRRTLATVAQVRLLTVMLLAGDDSATDLARGLHMPVPDHVVATVVRVAGGSPGPDQAARDEFAGALLKTHWMPLSWPEPHEVVALIPSSPGGWQPAVERGLALARDVALMTGRPCAAGTAPGRVRAFGDAVALARQVSEVAPVRAVPRHAYTVTDVFAELGAARLAEVGQWLQVVAAQLDAGPDLVATLDAYYQHDMNRLETAAALCIHPRTLDYRLTRVRDLTGLEAGSTRGVRVLSTAVARILAG, from the coding sequence ATGGGCGGTCTGTTCAGCCTCTGGCGGCAGCGAGTGGCCGACAACGCCCGCCGGGCGGTGGACGCCTACCAGGAGGAGCTGCTGGAATACCGCAACCTCGCGGCCATGCCGCGGGTGCGGTCGGAGATGCTCGATTTCGCGGTCTTCCTCCGTCAGCGCACGGTCGACCTCGCGGCGGACAGCGCGCCGTTCCACGTGCAGGATCTGGACCTGATGGCCGCGATGGGCCGCCAGCGCGGCGAGAAGGGACTCACCCTGACCGCGCAGCGGCAGGTGCTGCTCGTGCACACCCGGCTGACGCTGCGCGAGGTGTACGAGGCGGCCGGCCCGAACGACATCGCCGCGACGATGCACACGCTCGCCTGGCTGGCTCCCGCGGGACTGGCCGCCCAGGGCGCGTACACCCGGGGCTGGATCGAGGGGCAGCGGCGTACGCTGGCGACCGTCGCCCAGGTGCGGCTGCTGACGGTGATGTTGCTGGCCGGCGACGACAGCGCGACCGACTTGGCGCGCGGCCTGCACATGCCGGTCCCCGACCACGTCGTCGCGACGGTGGTCCGGGTGGCCGGCGGGTCGCCCGGGCCGGACCAGGCGGCGCGGGACGAGTTCGCCGGCGCGCTGCTGAAGACGCACTGGATGCCGCTGAGCTGGCCGGAGCCGCACGAGGTGGTCGCGCTGATCCCCAGCTCGCCGGGCGGCTGGCAGCCGGCGGTCGAGCGCGGGCTCGCGCTGGCCCGCGACGTGGCCTTGATGACCGGCCGGCCGTGCGCGGCCGGCACCGCGCCTGGGCGAGTGCGCGCGTTCGGCGACGCCGTGGCGCTGGCCCGGCAGGTCAGCGAGGTCGCACCGGTGCGGGCCGTGCCGCGCCACGCGTACACGGTCACCGACGTCTTCGCCGAGCTGGGCGCCGCCCGGCTGGCGGAGGTCGGGCAGTGGCTCCAGGTGGTGGCGGCGCAACTCGACGCCGGCCCCGACCTGGTCGCCACGCTGGACGCCTACTACCAGCACGACATGAACCGGCTCGAGACCGCAGCCGCGCTGTGCATCCACCCGCGCACGCTCGACTACCGGCTGACCCGGGTGCGCGACCTGACCGGGCTGGAGGCGGGATCGACCCGCGGCGTACGCGTGCTGAGCACCGCCGTCGCCCGGATCCTCGCCGGCTAA